GATATAGATGTTGCAATGGCGTACAATAGCGTAGATCAGCACGCCAGACAATTGCTAGGTATATCGACctgctggacctcggcgcgaaactaGGATTactgttgctccgttgatggTAGTGCTGATTTCTTAATGCCTTCTAGTGCTTTGGGTTATCGCAAGTAATTTTCATGAAGGAGCTATaaattaactaaaaaaactattaAATTCCTTACAAGTATAGTATAGCACCGAAACCATCTGTCCGTCATCTGGATTCTAGTCAACCTTGCCGGTTTAATTCTACTAAGTATATTTGGTCGACAGACTTTGCAAGGCTCATTTGTCCCTGGAAATAACATTTTTCTTTAGCACTTTGctctaaaatttatattttgtacCACTTATCAAAGTACCTATGCATCATactgaacggcgcaacaaccggtatccggcctgccttagtaaggaactgcagacaccctggtgttgcgccgaggtctaccaattcgatacccctaaagatctacgccatcttaggccggatctgcctcgtcttctttctctatcatagatattgtctaTGCTCACCCATTACTGAATTGACGTCAACACAGCGCTGATTAGGAAAACATTTCATTCTATTGTAAGAGTGTATTAACTTCTAAAACCAGGCGAATTAGCCTGGAAGATGCTTGGCGACTATCTGGCCGACTTTAAGTAGGAATTATTCGGTGAATTTATATAGCAAGGTGAAGATCCTGACCTCATTGTTAATGTTGTATAAAATGTCAAAACATGATGACTTACAGAAagtgattttcaaaatatttacattttcacTAACAATACaaaatttctgcttttcttTTCAGTCGTCCGATGTCAAGTGCAACAAATGCAATCAAGTTATTACACAGAAAATTCTCACAGCTCTCGGTAAATCATGGCATCCTGAGCACTTCGTCTGTCGCGAATGTGGAGCACCCATCAAGGATCCCACGTTCAACGAGAAAGATGGCGAGCCAGTTTGTGTGGCGTGTTTTACAAGTAAATACTCGGATGTGTGTTTCGCGTGCAAACAGCCAATTCGTGAGGTGAGTAGCCCGGCCAAAGTATATCGTATGAGTAATCCACGTACGACTGGTATTATGTTTGTATATTGTTGCTGGTCATTACTTTCTGGCCCCGATACTGAACTCATTTCATCATCAGCTGCGCTTTTTCCTCCTCTGGATAATTTTAGCAACAAGACCGACACAACAGACAAAACCATTAAGAAAATTATGTACTCGGTCTTAAAATTACGTACATTTATTTTTAGGTAGCGCAGAAACAGTATCGGGGTCAAAAAGCGAAATGGGAGTGGAAGTGGGAGGCACCAGAAGACGTGACGGGAAGAGCCACTTTTGAGTGAATTAGCTAATGATATTGTTGAGCAATGAGTGGATACCCATTCCCAATGCCCATTCAGCGTAATTTTGATATTAGACCGGGGAATACCTGCCTCAGTTATCTTGCTGATAGTATACTATCTACATACGTCAGACTTTCAGTCATATTTTAAGTCCCTACTCGAATCGCTCTTTCAGATAACATCCACTCAATACGAATCTATTGATGAAATACATAATTAGGATCTTGAGATGATTTCAGATTATCTGAATTCTATTTTCAGAAAGTGATAAAAGCACTCGGACAAACATGGCACGAGGAGCATTTTGTGTGTAATGGTACGTGCAACAAGCCAATTTCTGGAGCCCCATTCTATGAGCGTGAGGGTAAAGCGTACTGTAAGGATGACTTCGAGAAGCTGTTCGCGTCCAAGTGCACAGGTTGCACCCTGCCGATCCTCGACAAAGCTGTTATTGCTCTCGATGCAAAGTGGCATAAGGACTGCTTCAAGTGCAAGGTGAGACATCGCTCCTAATCATTGAACCCACAATAAACCATAGTCGATCAGGATAATTGTTGTCACTCCCTTTCAGAAATGCAACAAAGCCATAACAAGTGATACGTTTGCAGTGGAGGACAATAAACCTTTGTGCACAGCATGTACGGCGTAAATTTGTGCAAGTGGCCCCGGAAAGTGACAACTGAGATTTTTAAACAATGAACGATGGGTTGAAATGCACATATttcatatgatttttttttgtatagttTTGacaaaatttcgagaaaagttACAATTTGGATTTATTGGAAAATGTTCTGCATTTATGTAGGAATCTTTTTATAACAAGGGGCGTCGCAACATTGATTTACGATATTCTACAGACGCTTTTAACTTGAAGACTTAGCGCTTAGGGTATAAAATAAGATAAGAAAGAGACCAATGACTACGCTTACGAATAGAAAACGATTGACCACAAGAACAAAAACTGAACTAAAAATTAATCTTGATTCTTTCTTATATCCCAAATTAAACATTGATTCGCTTATGCGTACTTTTTTGCTTAAACACACATTTAAACTTTAAACATCCATTTGAAGAATTATGAATATATTTTGTTAATGTTCTGCGATAATTCCACGTTTTAGGGAATAAAACGGTTTTTTACTCTACTTTATTCCTTTCAACgtatttcaattatttcaatGCTAAGTGAAAGCAGCTGAGACGGATAATTAATACATACGCATCTacggattttttttattcttgacGGTATGTAGGATTGGTGATTCTAGGACCAATTTGAGAATAgtaaaggaagcctgggagaactaacaagtctgtgaactcgaaaagtacaaggagcaaccgcaccaggcgcggaagttttaccaacatgtcagccggatgaaaccttatacacctcaatgctcatcctgccgagacaaagagggaaatctgatttccgacagaatgtgggcatattggagcgatgggtttgagtactttgatgagctactgaacagcaagaacatcggcgagttggaagtcccgtcaactgaatacaacggacaaataatgtaaccaccaaatttaggagaaacggtccgtgcaattcatcgactaaaaaatcataagtcgcttggggccgatggaattacagccgaactggttaaatatggaggcgaacaattacaccaagtggttcatcaacttgtgttcaaggtatgggacagcgacgatgacgattagcaacgaggcattatctgtctcatacataaaaagggagatatcacagagtgctgcaattatagaggtatcactttgctgagtaccatctataagatatttttcgctatcttactagggcagatagccccatacgctcagaagtGAGGAGAAGAGTTGACGGCTCTTGCTTGAGAAGTGGCAGGAGAAGAGTTGACGGCTCTTACTTGAAAAGTGGCAGGGGAAGAGTTGACggctcttgcaaccccttcaacagccaagtgctgcaaggggaactggaacactgcgaaagcggttggtacccatgaaaaggtgagagctgccatactgtcctttgaacatttcaaagcacctggcatccggcaatgctaaaggaggacatggagcacttagagccacctctaagaaatatttttcgaggatgtcttactctgggctacgtgccttcctcttggcaaaaggttaagatagtcttcataccgaaacctgggaaagatgactattctaattcaaagaacttcagacagatcagcttgacttcattcttgctgaaaggttcattcttgctgaaaggtttgaagagactggtggagcgtcacattcgtggaaacgcacttaggtcgcacccaatTAATAaaagccaacatgcttaccagggtagaaagtcctgtgagtctgctcttcattatttggtcacaaagatagaggatgcaactttgaatggtgagtacgcgatggggggtgttcgtggatattgaaggggcttttgaatgtgcgccttttcaaaaatttttcgaTGCCGTcaaagcatggtgttgatgatgctttaattaagtggatccatgcgatgctaacgcagagattgctgtgcgctgaggtgggtgtcgaccGCTATCTAACTGCGGaacaacgaagggctgccctcaaggaggtgtgctttcgtcacttctgtggagtatgctggttGACTCACTACTAGCTgagctgcaaaatttgccaatacacgctctaacttatgctgatgacgtggctgtgcttgctgttgatcgggatcttggaacggtgtgtaggaatatacaacgtacgcttgatttgatagacagttgttgcttcagacatggtctgtcagttaatccaaataaaaccacaatggttttattcataaaatattcatattcattGCCTccttgagatgaggggtactacccttcaactctccgaagaagtgaaatatctgggagtcacgctagataaaaaaatttctttggaacaaacatgtagaggtaaagattgCGCAGTGCAGTTATTAAACTCAATCAAACAGGCGGCTTCTCTACATACTAGCCATCGAACAGTAGGAAAATGCTATACGCCATTGATTTTGGGGTAACGAAAATAATTACTTCTCAACACCCTTACCGATGTCCCAACAAATGCTAGGTTTACAAACTGTAATTCAACTTCGACCGAACCTTCTGTTCTCACATCAAACCAAGGATCAACGAAGTCACTGACAATGCACTGCCATATTTAACAGTGACAATAAAAGAAAACTAAGAAGCAATGATGTTCAAAGAGCATATTGTAGTTCTAATAGATACAACAATACAATTCTGGAACTATTACTAATTAAGAGAAAGGACAAAGGCGAGATCGCTGAAAACTAAAAACAGTGAAGATGAAGCTACCAAAAGACTCAAGAAAGAGCTTTCAATAGACAAAAATCGAAAGTTGTAAGCATTCTTAGCGGGACAGAATCACCACGCTGACACCAACTACTAATTAGTAATGGTCGCTAAAAAAAATCGCAAACCCAACAGTAGCTGAGGTTTCCATCAAACAGACCTCAGGCAAATCGGTAACCGACTATGCTTACAAAACGGAAACGCTTTTGCAACTCCTTGTCAAAGTATTTATGCCGAACGAGACACCCAATGTCATCAATATACTTGTAAAATTACGCACATCCCCAATAAAGGTCTCTAAAATGTTCAACCAGCTTGCCAGAAATGGGACAAATAATAACTTCCTAACCAATGAATTACTTAAAGAGCTGCCGccatctggaagaacactttATCCTCTATATCTTCACTACAGTTTTTCGGAATAATTATTACTCCCCAATCTGCAAAGATGCGAAAATATTTGTTTCGTACTCCTAAACCCGGGCAAGGATAACTATAAAGCAGAGTCACATTGATCATTAGGTTCCTCTTAATAATTTTATGTTAAATGTTTGGGTGGTGTAATCACAGAGTTGGTGGCGCATCAGCCTCTTGATTTCGTTTCCTCGGGTTCGAATctgctgctgtaggcttatcacttgcacaaatattgaaaatcaaatagaaaaaaaataacaaaaaaaaatcgtccACCGGCGAGCGAATAGGGGATGTACACGATAAAATCTTTGAGAAGGTTTGACAAGaagatttaaatatttaataaacccTTCCCTATGAACTTCATGGCACCCTGGACAACACCCCTGGCGGTCGCCAATCCAGAGTAAACTACAAGGATCTCGTTAGCAAACAACACCCGATAACAACTGGAATGCTGCGAGGCAAAGTTCTTATCCAAGTACTGCTCCTAATCAGGAGGGCTTTCCAGAACCACTAATATCTATTATCTGAGGGACAAACGTGTATGATGACGCGAAATGTCTTGCttacttattatttatttccaagTTGTCACAATATCGGACGATGCTACATACTGGTGGTGGGGGCCGGTGGTAGGTtggtgggagaatccgtcgagaactccccgcagcatcgagcacgtatgtagaatggtgtatttccgcatggtttgaacctttgattttccgagccagtggctcatagttcacctttttctccacatatttccgttcaatgttggtattatggggaatagcaacatcaataatatacgcggagcgacccgttttgtcaactaacagtacgtcaggcttattgtgcgGTATGTggcaccgtgcattgccttcgacttctatccaccgatccgctcttggtccgacttcatcccactcagaggattgagagatctatccttcaagttaagtggagtcagtccttacagacagccgcatgcggGACTCGgcagctctttgctgtaaaaataaacgcgcagccagtcgacttggcgataatgttgtgccaccacgtcaaccacgctcctacctccgatgttccgaggcaggttcatccactccacaGTAGAGTTTGGacaatgcattcggaatttggacatcgtagtccgtatccgccgctcgacgttttccagattggtcttcgtccacggcaatgttccgaatacataagccagtgaagggatagcgaatacattcaatacgCTTATCctatttttccccgagagatgcgatttcagcaccagcttcacgcGTCGCAGCAATTCgcacagcagagcatcctccagatccccaactcgagcatgggttccttggagaattcctaggtacttgtagaagtctgtctcggttgtAGCTTGGATgtgaaggtcaccaatgctacgtCCAGGGTAcggctcatgatgacctttgcgggtggcttagattcaacacttgtctaatccaaactgcaTCCGAATACCACGGTTGAACATTTCTACTTTTCACAACAGCTTTcgaaggtggtcgtcagtaccagcattcaACTCGATGTCATCAAAGTACAGCAAGTgtatcagttcgcacttagcacttgGGCcacactttattgcaaaaccatggcctttagcatcattcagtagtcaggggttcagtgccatgcaaaatcaaaggggactcaacgaatccccctggaagatgcctctccttATATGGATGGTCTCTGAGTTATTGGCACACTCGGATGAAGGCACTGAAAAGATGGTGTGCCACCCTTCCTTCAACATTTGCGGGCGGTCCTTCACGACCGATTTCGGCATCGTTTTAGGTTTTGGGGTTACTCTCCCCTTTTGGTCATCTCCGGTCACTCAGGATGATTATTGCGTCTTTTATGCTGCTTCTTTTATTCAGTATAGGATAGAAAGTGATAAAATGTGTTTCATATCTCCGGGAAGAGCATGTCAACCAGGACAACCAAAGTTTAATTCCTTATTGAGCGAGACGAGAGAAAATAATCCCTTCATGCTGGTTTGTGGGATCTACTAAGCAAGTTGTCCTTTCTAGCGTTTTCAACATAGCATTTTGAAACGATTTCTAAAATCAAGCTTTGCACCACTATACTTTTTTATAGACTTTATTTTGATACAAGGCATTTGCAGCGGCTCAAGGTTTTCAGAGTGACCAAGAAACATTTTTTAGTCGTATCTTTTAATGTGGCACTTACATAGGAAAAGCGCAAGCTTCCTCCTAAGAAAAGTCTTAATAAAGAAATTCAGCACCTAGCTTATAAACTACGAAAAGTATAGACGAACCACCTTAGCTAGGGTGCCAATTCTAGCTGATACAACGTAGACACTATTGAAACCTCTCTCATAACTGCAGCCGATTTAATGAAATTGTTCCTatcattcatttcaaaattgcatgaattggaaTCCTTTCTTATACGGTGCCAtaagataatttttttgtttaaggcTTGACAAACTGTCTGTAGATATAAATATGtatcgacgtcaaatcacgaattACCTTATTTGATACAAAGGCTCCAAGATTCGACATTAACGGTCCTAGAATCTGCTGTACTTGTTGCTTTGTTATCGACTCCAGTGCTTCAATTACGGTATTGTTAATGTCCTTATCTCTTTCTGCAGAATGCATTGAATCTATATTTTGACCCTCGTTCACATTAGCTATAATATCCTTTACAAGATTTTCACCGGACTTAGGTGTTAACTCGTCCTAGACGATAAGAAGAATTGAATGAGAATACTGGTACTTATTTCTCCCAAGGAGAACCTCACCTGCATATCTTCACTTCTAACCGTTTCAATTTGCGTGTTCACATTATCTATATGAGGACTCTCAATTGACAACTCATCTTCTTTGCTTTCACTTTCCTCAATACGTGCAGGATGAGGAGTTGGCGATGGCAATGAGGGCTTGCTTGGAACCCTTGTACTGGCTATTTTTTGGTTTATCCTCTTTTCTGATTTGTGGAATGCCGCTCTGGAGTCACAACTTGATTTTGGCATCAAACTTCGGATACTAGTTTTGGAGCGTGCAGTTCCCTTCAAGCTATGTCCTGATTTACGTTTTGTAGCAGCTAAATTTGTCGGAATAGTATCATACATAGATAGTTTTCTGGCAGGCTTCGGTGCATCAGCTTCTCCCTAATATTTAGGAAAAAGTGGTTACGAAAGTAGTTTCATATAAACAGTAAAAATTACCTTTTGTGGTTTCTgactttttgctttcttttgttTTAGCTGTGGAATTTGGAGTGATTTTTCCTGATTTGCGTGCAAGCATGTCTTCAAACTTTTGGCTTTTCGAAGCACTTCctgtgaaaaatattgaaagactGAGAAATGTATTTTTTGGTACTTAAAAGAAATAACCCATACATGTACTGTTGCATCTGCCTTCTCAAGGATTTTCTTATGAACGCATAATTTTGTTGCTTCTGTTATCACTTCAAGCAGGGTTCCAAGCTTCTTAGGGTTTTGATCCACAATGAAGCTGCTCATATGTTTCATATACGATTGTATCGCTTGATTTAAGGTGCTAAACAGATTACATACTTTCATTGGAAAATCGTTATCGCTTTTGGATAAACATTGTTCTTTTGGTATGACGCGAATTTCCTCCATCTGAAACATAAGGATGTTATATATGGTGGCACTGTTATATTTGAAAAAACCTACCAATCGGCTTATTTGGTATAAATAATTTCGAGCAAACCGAGCAGTAAATTCTTCAGCTCTTCTTTCTCGACGCTTCAAATCTAGATTGCCATCCGGTTCCGGTATGTCATCAAGGTTGTCCCTAGAAATTTAGAAGATTATTAAGTACATCCAGGGAAGAAATTGGAATGTCAGAGGGGAGGATCAGATTACATCTGAACAAAGATCAGGTGTAAATAAAGTGCAAAACATTTATAGACTTTTTACAATCAGAGGATTGCAAGCGATATGTGAATAAAGCTTATTGccataaataaaatttcattttccaagAAGGCCCTCCGTTATTATTTCCGATTATGTCCAAATACAGCacaaattttagaaataaaatgtcCTGCTGAAATCTCTCATTTTGGCGTGTAGTAaaccataaataataaaaaatagaacCCCACGCTGGGCGCCATTTATATAAAATCAACCTCAAGTCCAAAGTAATTCGCGAAAGTCGGAAGGCCAGGAACTGTGACTAACGATTAACATTTTGGAAATGGAAGAGAGTCAAATCTGTGATCCTTGCTTAACAAGAGGATAGTAATTAGTATTTTATACGAATGGCGCTCAACTTTCAACCGAAAAACGATATTTTACACGATATTCTTAATATGCATACGCGAGTTTCGTACAACCACAACAGCGCTTTCATTTTAGAGAatagaacaaaaaatcaaaattgtgaAGCCATGTCCAGTGTTTTAGTGTGAAACATAGGAACATTAcgaccaacatcaaatatcctCGGCCATTTCTGTGAAATGGAGCTCGAGGTCGACGCACTGGCAGAGTCTGCAAGGAAATTGCGGCTGTTTGCATTGTTTCACCTATTCGCTGCCATTTTTGGCTTCTCATTAATACGTTCGCGAATATCTGGCCCGTACTCCGACAAAGTTTTTTATTGGTTGATCAGAAGTCAATGTATCCCGATGACAGAGGCAAATGTTAACGAAAGCGTAGCGGTAACGCTGATGGCACTAAACAATCCCAACTATAGAAGTCAGGATAGCTacaaattttgataaaacagcggACTTAGTGCTGTTGCCCGGGTGATATCAAATTCAGTGCTTTAGTCGGCAGAAACAAAGCTGCATGTATAAAAAATGTTCGAAGTATTAATGGAGATAGGCAAGTGacgtgcaggaaagcgccatatcggaggagggtgatactcggacagtggagaagagctccaaacgaaaaaaaaaatattcaaaatgaccGCCGCTAGCAGCTATAGAGGTTCGAAGACTGTGAGGCCATGCATGAATCGattcacgcacggtatgaagcggcgatgctggccttcaaactctccaaatcggtgtaagttccATCGCATTAGAATTTTGCGATActttttaccgggaaatcgttgcagaagagcagcacaccgagtttgccgtatttccttcagttttggcgttaacatatggctaatGCACCCCGGGTACGCACCGACACCGAGATCTTCTTGTAAAATACGATTCATACTTAGATTGAAATGCCAATTTCCGCCggcattcgtttctgcttgcgaAGAGGATTGCAAcacgcacagcatgcacgacattTGGGTGACGTACGGAGCGTGGGCACACCTCCCGCGGCCTGTCAACTACATCAGCTGTTTCTCGATGTCGAACTAATGTCCTTAAAATGAATTGTTCGTTTATCGGCaccttttttaacaaactataaaAATTGTTCGGCATGTTccccacattggtgcaacgcaataatcgcgattcttttttcgtagttaccgagcTTCATagtgttgtcgttcacgcgctactgaccttcggaacctgaaagcCTGACAGGAGTGAGGTATG
The DNA window shown above is from Hermetia illucens chromosome 5, iHerIll2.2.curated.20191125, whole genome shotgun sequence and carries:
- the LOC119657550 gene encoding transforming growth factor beta-1-induced transcript 1 protein translates to MSSDVKCNKCNQVITQKILTALGKSWHPEHFVCRECGAPIKDPTFNEKDGEPVCVACFTSKYSDVCFACKQPIREKVIKALGQTWHEEHFVCNGTCNKPISGAPFYEREGKAYCKDDFEKLFASKCTGCTLPILDKAVIALDAKWHKDCFKCKKCNKAITSDTFAVEDNKPLCTACTA